One stretch of Lacrimispora sphenoides DNA includes these proteins:
- a CDS encoding YgeY family selenium metabolism-linked hydrolase, which yields MDYNKIKEAAKNYEADMTKFLREIVKFPGESCDEKAHIDRIAEEMRKLDFDKVEIDGMGNVLGYMGTGKTLIGFDAHIDTVGIGNKSNWTFDPYEGYENDTEIGGRGVSDQCGGIVSAVYGAKIMKDLGLLNDKYTVLVTGTVQEEDCDGLCWQYIINEGKVRPEFVVSTEPTDGGIYRGQRGRMEIRIDVKGISCHGSAPERGDNAIYKMADILQNVRSLNENDAADDKEIKGLVKMLDEKYNKEWKEANFLGRGTVTASEIFFTSPSRCAVADSCSVSLDRRMTAGETWESCLEEIRNLPNVKKYGNDVTVTMYEYARPSYTGLTYPIECYFPTWVIPEDHDVTKALEDAYKNLYGDARIGAEETVAMRTARPLTDKWTFSTNGVSIMGRNGIPCIGFGPGAEAQAHAPNEKTWKQDLVTCAAVYAALPTAYCK from the coding sequence ATGGATTACAACAAAATCAAAGAAGCAGCAAAAAATTATGAAGCCGACATGACAAAATTCTTACGGGAAATCGTTAAATTCCCAGGCGAGAGCTGTGATGAAAAGGCTCACATCGACCGCATCGCAGAAGAAATGCGGAAGCTGGATTTCGACAAAGTAGAAATCGACGGCATGGGCAACGTATTAGGTTATATGGGAACCGGCAAGACTTTAATCGGTTTTGACGCTCACATTGATACCGTTGGTATAGGAAACAAGAGCAACTGGACATTTGATCCATACGAAGGCTACGAGAATGATACAGAAATCGGCGGCCGCGGCGTATCCGATCAGTGCGGTGGTATCGTATCTGCTGTTTACGGTGCAAAAATCATGAAGGACTTAGGTCTTTTAAATGACAAATACACCGTTTTAGTTACCGGTACTGTTCAGGAAGAAGACTGTGACGGTCTTTGCTGGCAGTATATCATCAACGAAGGCAAGGTTCGTCCGGAATTCGTTGTTTCCACAGAGCCAACTGACGGCGGTATCTACCGCGGACAGAGAGGCCGTATGGAAATCCGTATTGACGTAAAGGGTATCTCCTGCCATGGTTCCGCACCAGAGCGCGGTGACAACGCAATCTACAAGATGGCTGATATTCTTCAGAACGTTCGCTCTCTTAACGAGAACGATGCTGCTGATGACAAGGAAATCAAAGGCCTTGTAAAGATGCTTGACGAGAAGTACAACAAAGAGTGGAAAGAAGCAAACTTCTTAGGCCGCGGTACTGTTACTGCTTCCGAGATCTTCTTCACCTCCCCAAGCCGTTGTGCAGTTGCTGACTCCTGTTCCGTATCCTTAGACCGTCGTATGACTGCAGGCGAAACATGGGAAAGCTGTCTGGAAGAGATCCGCAATCTTCCAAACGTTAAGAAATACGGCAATGACGTTACTGTTACCATGTACGAATATGCCCGTCCTTCCTATACTGGACTTACTTATCCGATCGAGTGCTACTTCCCAACCTGGGTTATTCCAGAGGATCATGATGTTACCAAGGCACTGGAAGATGCTTACAAGAACCTTTACGGTGATGCAAGAATCGGTGCAGAAGAAACTGTTGCTATGAGAACTGCCCGTCCTCTTACCGACAAGTGGACCTTCTCTACAAACGGCGTTTCCATCATGGGCCGTAACGGAATCCCATGCATCGGCTTTGGACCTGGTGCAGAAGCTCAGGCTCATGCTCCTAACGAGAAGACCTGGAAACAGGATCTGGTTACCTGTGCAGCTGTATATGCAGCACTTCCAACCGCTTATTGCAAATAA
- the ygeW gene encoding knotted carbamoyltransferase YgeW, producing the protein MKTLQDYIDKLNSLNFKEMYENDFFLTWEKSDDELEAVWTVADALRFMRENNISTKVFESGLGISLFRDNSTRTRFSFASACNLLGLEVQDLDEGKSQVAHGETVRETANMVSFMADVIGIRDDMYIGKGNTYMHEFMDAVTQGNKDGILEQRPTLVNLQCDIDHPTQSMADMLHIIHEMGGIENLKGKKLAMTWAYSPSYGKPLSVPQGIIGLMTRMGMEVVLAHPEGYEVMPEVVEVAKKNAEKSGGTFRVSNDMADAFKDADVVYPKSWAPFAAMEKRTNLYGEGDTDGIKALEKELLAQNASHKDWCCTEELMKTTKDGKALYMHCLPADINDVSCKDGEVVASVFDRYRDPLYKEASYKPYVIAAMIFLSKFENPQEILKKLESGKTPRIFE; encoded by the coding sequence ATGAAAACCTTACAGGATTACATTGACAAACTGAATTCCTTAAACTTTAAGGAGATGTATGAGAATGACTTCTTCTTAACATGGGAAAAGAGCGACGACGAGCTGGAAGCTGTCTGGACCGTTGCTGATGCTCTCCGCTTTATGAGAGAAAACAACATTTCCACAAAAGTATTCGAGAGCGGCCTTGGAATTTCTTTATTCCGCGACAACTCTACACGTACCCGTTTCTCCTTCGCTTCCGCATGTAACTTACTTGGTCTGGAAGTTCAGGATTTAGACGAGGGCAAATCTCAGGTAGCTCACGGCGAGACCGTTCGTGAAACAGCTAACATGGTTTCCTTCATGGCAGATGTTATCGGTATCCGCGATGATATGTATATCGGCAAAGGAAATACCTATATGCATGAATTTATGGACGCTGTTACCCAGGGTAATAAAGACGGCATCTTAGAGCAGAGACCAACCTTAGTAAACTTACAGTGCGACATTGACCATCCAACTCAGAGTATGGCTGATATGCTTCACATTATCCATGAGATGGGCGGCATCGAGAACTTAAAGGGCAAAAAGCTGGCTATGACATGGGCTTACTCTCCTTCCTACGGAAAGCCATTATCCGTTCCTCAGGGAATCATCGGCTTAATGACACGTATGGGTATGGAAGTTGTTTTAGCTCATCCGGAAGGCTATGAAGTTATGCCTGAAGTTGTTGAAGTTGCAAAGAAGAACGCTGAGAAATCCGGCGGTACCTTCCGTGTATCCAACGATATGGCTGACGCATTCAAGGATGCTGACGTTGTATATCCAAAGAGCTGGGCTCCATTCGCAGCTATGGAAAAGAGAACCAACCTTTATGGTGAAGGCGATACAGACGGCATCAAGGCTCTTGAGAAAGAATTACTGGCTCAGAACGCTAGCCACAAAGACTGGTGCTGTACAGAAGAGCTTATGAAGACCACAAAAGATGGCAAGGCTCTTTACATGCACTGCTTACCAGCTGACATCAACGATGTAAGCTGCAAGGACGGTGAAGTTGTAGCTTCCGTATTCGATCGTTACCGCGATCCATTATACAAAGAAGCAAGCTACAAGCCATATGTAATCGCAGCTATGATCTTCTTAAGCAAATTTGAGAATCCACAGGAAATCTTAAAGAAGCTGGAATCTGGCAAAACACCAAGAATTTTCGAATAA
- the ygfK gene encoding putative selenate reductase subunit YgfK: MGDRMTPMPFGQLVDWIVKEQEKNDTVFGVYRPYKADEKNNRKIFGRNLETPMGPAAGPHTQLTQNIVASYYAGSRFFELKTVQLLDGEDLPVSKPCIKADDECYNCEWSTELYVPQAQDEYIKAWILLHIIAKEYGLGAMDGFQFNMSVGYDLEGIKSPKVNSFIDNMKEAKDTEMFKDCIKYLFDHLDQFKNVTREDIESIPSEICNSVTLSTLHGCPPQEIQRIATYLIEEKGLNTFIKCNPTLLGYEFARKTMDDMGYDYVSFGDFHFLDDLQYEDAIPMLKTLMALAGKKNLEFGVKITNTFPVDVKNKELPSEEMYMSGKSLYPLSITLAARLAKEFDGKLRISFSGGADYHNIKAIVDAGIWPVTVATTLLKPGGYQRLYQIAEKLEGGQVEFAGVDPEKTAKLAADSIHDPHHKKAVKPLPIRKMPKSVPLIDCYVAPCKEGCPIHQDITTYLQLSGAGKYEDAMKVIAEKNPLPFITGTICAHNCMSKCNRNYYEDPVNIRGVKLVCAEGGYDAFMKELKAGELKGKKTAVVGGGPAGLAAAYFLTKNGMPATIFEKSGSLGGVVKHVIPGFRIPDEAIDKDAALSLAYGAEVRFNAEVTDLEALKKEGFDYIILATGASKPGVLKLEAGETINALDFLAQFKETDGKLNIGKNVVVIGGGNTAMDTARAVKRTDGVEHSYLVYRRTKRYMPADEEELEMALEDGVEFKELLSPVELKNGKLLCKVMKLGDTDATGRRGIVETEETVEIPADTVIAAVGEQVPAEFYEANGINVSNRGKVLVNEETLETSAAGVYVVGDGLFGPATVVEAMRDARVAAEAILGKKAAVDFDDTVDNLDKIYDKRGILEGTKDYKVEDARCLGCSNVCENCAEVCPNRANLALNIPGLSMHQIVHVDYMCNECGNCKSFCPYDSAPYLDKFTLFANEADMENSKNEGFVVLDKEAAACKVRYLGNILNWKAGEKDSVIPEGLRKVMETVCSDYDYILG, encoded by the coding sequence ATGGGAGATAGAATGACCCCGATGCCATTTGGGCAGTTAGTGGACTGGATCGTAAAAGAACAAGAAAAGAATGATACTGTTTTTGGTGTCTACAGACCTTATAAAGCAGACGAGAAAAACAACCGCAAAATATTCGGACGTAATTTGGAGACACCTATGGGACCGGCAGCCGGCCCTCATACCCAGCTTACACAGAATATTGTAGCTTCCTACTATGCCGGAAGCCGTTTCTTTGAATTAAAGACTGTTCAGCTCTTAGACGGAGAAGATCTGCCTGTAAGCAAACCATGTATTAAGGCAGATGACGAGTGCTATAACTGTGAGTGGTCTACAGAACTTTATGTTCCACAGGCTCAGGACGAATACATCAAGGCATGGATCCTGCTTCACATCATTGCCAAAGAATACGGCCTTGGAGCAATGGATGGCTTCCAGTTCAACATGAGCGTTGGATATGATCTTGAAGGAATTAAATCCCCGAAGGTGAACTCCTTTATCGATAACATGAAGGAAGCAAAAGATACAGAGATGTTTAAGGATTGCATAAAATATCTTTTCGATCATTTAGATCAGTTTAAGAACGTGACCAGGGAAGATATCGAGAGCATTCCTTCCGAAATCTGCAATTCCGTAACCCTTTCCACTCTTCACGGATGTCCTCCTCAGGAGATTCAGAGAATTGCTACTTACCTGATCGAGGAAAAGGGACTGAATACCTTCATTAAGTGCAACCCTACTCTTCTTGGATATGAATTTGCCAGAAAGACCATGGATGATATGGGATATGATTATGTATCATTTGGCGATTTCCACTTCCTTGATGACTTACAGTACGAGGATGCAATTCCCATGTTAAAGACTCTTATGGCTTTGGCTGGGAAAAAGAACTTAGAATTCGGTGTTAAGATTACCAATACCTTCCCGGTTGATGTAAAAAATAAAGAGCTTCCAAGCGAAGAGATGTATATGTCCGGAAAGTCTTTATATCCTCTTTCCATTACTCTGGCAGCCAGACTGGCAAAGGAATTTGACGGAAAGTTAAGAATTTCCTTCTCAGGCGGTGCAGATTACCACAACATCAAGGCAATAGTAGATGCAGGAATCTGGCCTGTAACCGTGGCAACCACTCTTTTAAAGCCAGGCGGCTATCAGAGACTTTACCAGATCGCAGAGAAGTTAGAAGGCGGCCAGGTGGAGTTTGCAGGAGTTGATCCGGAAAAGACTGCGAAGCTGGCAGCAGATTCAATTCATGATCCTCATCACAAAAAGGCAGTAAAACCACTTCCTATCAGGAAGATGCCTAAGAGCGTTCCCCTTATTGACTGTTATGTGGCTCCATGTAAGGAAGGCTGCCCCATTCATCAGGATATCACCACCTATTTACAGCTTTCCGGTGCAGGCAAATATGAGGATGCGATGAAGGTAATCGCAGAGAAGAATCCGCTTCCATTCATAACAGGGACCATCTGTGCCCATAACTGTATGAGCAAGTGTAACAGGAACTATTATGAAGATCCGGTAAATATCCGCGGAGTTAAGCTGGTCTGTGCAGAAGGCGGCTATGATGCCTTCATGAAGGAACTCAAAGCAGGCGAACTGAAGGGCAAAAAGACAGCAGTAGTAGGCGGCGGCCCGGCTGGTCTTGCAGCAGCTTATTTCCTGACAAAGAACGGAATGCCTGCAACTATCTTTGAAAAGAGCGGCAGCTTAGGAGGCGTGGTAAAACATGTGATCCCTGGATTCCGTATTCCGGATGAGGCGATTGACAAGGATGCAGCCCTGTCTCTGGCATATGGCGCTGAAGTAAGATTCAATGCTGAAGTGACAGATTTAGAAGCCTTAAAGAAGGAAGGATTTGATTATATTATCCTTGCAACAGGCGCGTCAAAACCAGGCGTGTTAAAGCTTGAAGCAGGAGAGACCATAAATGCTTTAGATTTCCTGGCTCAGTTTAAGGAGACCGACGGAAAATTAAACATCGGTAAAAATGTAGTAGTCATCGGCGGCGGCAATACTGCCATGGATACAGCCAGAGCGGTAAAGAGAACAGACGGCGTGGAACACTCCTACCTTGTTTACCGTAGAACCAAGCGCTATATGCCTGCAGATGAGGAAGAATTAGAGATGGCACTGGAAGACGGCGTGGAATTCAAGGAACTGCTGTCTCCGGTAGAGCTTAAAAACGGTAAACTCCTCTGCAAAGTGATGAAGCTTGGTGATACCGATGCTACCGGCAGAAGAGGTATTGTAGAAACAGAAGAAACTGTAGAGATTCCTGCAGATACAGTAATCGCTGCAGTAGGCGAGCAGGTTCCCGCAGAATTCTATGAAGCAAACGGCATTAACGTAAGCAACCGCGGCAAAGTCCTTGTAAACGAGGAAACGTTAGAAACCAGCGCTGCAGGAGTTTATGTGGTAGGCGACGGACTCTTTGGACCGGCTACAGTAGTAGAGGCTATGAGAGATGCACGTGTGGCTGCAGAAGCGATTTTAGGCAAGAAGGCTGCGGTGGACTTTGATGACACCGTAGATAACTTAGATAAGATTTATGACAAGCGCGGTATCCTTGAAGGAACAAAGGATTATAAGGTAGAAGATGCAAGATGCCTTGGCTGCTCCAACGTTTGCGAAAACTGTGCTGAGGTCTGTCCAAACCGTGCAAACCTGGCGCTGAATATTCCAGGCCTGTCCATGCACCAGATTGTCCATGTGGACTATATGTGCAATGAGTGCGGAAACTGTAAGAGCTTCTGTCCATATGACAGTGCTCCTTACCTGGATAAGTTTACCTTATTCGCCAATGAAGCTGACATGGAAAACAGCAAAAATGAGGGCTTTGTTGTATTAGATAAAGAAGCAGCAGCCTGCAAAGTACGTTACCTTGGCAATATTCTCAATTGGAAAGCCGGTGAAAAGGACAGCGTGATTCCGGAAGGACTTAGAAAAGTTATGGAAACTGTCTGCAGTGACTATGACTATATCTTAGGATAA
- the dpaL gene encoding diaminopropionate ammonia-lyase: MKPIQWVVNTMPKTDDKNLPVMATDEIKKARVFHESFPQYSKTPLVKLDHMADFLGLGQIYMKDESYRFGLNAFKVLGGSFAIAKYIAKQTGKDVSDLPYSVLTSDALREEFGQATFFTATDGNHGRGVAWAANRLGQKSVVYMPKGSTITRFNNIKAEGATVTIEEVNYDECVRMAADAASKTKNGVVVQDTAWDGYEEIPAWIMQGYGTMALEANEQLEENGCDRPTHVFVQAGVGSLAGAVQGYFANRYPENPPKVVVVEADVADCLYKGAKAGDGDIRIVDGDMQTIMAGLACGEPNTISWDILKNHVDTFVSAPDWVAAQGMRMLAAPIKGDAPVTSGESGAAPFGVLACIMLLDEYKELKEHLGLNKDSKVLLFSTEGDTDPERYKAIVWDGKER; encoded by the coding sequence ATGAAACCAATCCAATGGGTTGTAAACACAATGCCAAAGACCGATGATAAAAATTTACCGGTTATGGCTACTGATGAAATCAAGAAGGCAAGAGTTTTCCACGAAAGCTTTCCTCAGTACAGTAAGACTCCTCTTGTAAAGCTGGATCACATGGCAGATTTTTTAGGCCTTGGCCAGATTTACATGAAAGACGAATCTTACCGGTTCGGCTTAAATGCATTTAAGGTATTAGGCGGATCCTTTGCTATTGCAAAGTACATTGCAAAGCAGACTGGAAAAGATGTTTCCGATCTTCCCTACAGCGTCCTCACATCTGACGCATTAAGAGAAGAGTTTGGCCAGGCAACCTTCTTCACCGCTACCGACGGTAATCACGGACGTGGTGTTGCATGGGCTGCAAACCGGTTAGGCCAGAAATCCGTAGTTTATATGCCAAAGGGCTCCACGATCACCCGTTTCAACAATATTAAAGCAGAAGGCGCTACTGTTACCATTGAAGAAGTCAACTATGACGAATGTGTCCGCATGGCTGCAGATGCTGCTTCTAAAACAAAGAACGGCGTTGTGGTACAGGATACTGCCTGGGATGGTTACGAAGAGATTCCTGCCTGGATCATGCAGGGCTACGGAACCATGGCACTGGAAGCGAATGAGCAGCTTGAGGAAAACGGCTGCGACAGACCGACCCATGTATTTGTTCAGGCTGGTGTAGGTTCTCTTGCAGGAGCTGTTCAGGGATATTTTGCAAACCGCTATCCAGAGAATCCTCCTAAGGTAGTTGTTGTGGAAGCTGATGTGGCTGACTGCCTCTATAAGGGTGCAAAAGCCGGCGACGGAGATATCCGCATCGTAGACGGCGATATGCAGACCATTATGGCCGGCCTTGCCTGCGGAGAGCCAAACACGATTTCCTGGGATATTTTAAAGAATCACGTAGATACCTTTGTATCTGCTCCTGACTGGGTAGCTGCCCAGGGCATGAGAATGCTTGCCGCTCCTATCAAAGGCGATGCACCGGTAACTTCCGGCGAATCAGGCGCTGCTCCTTTCGGAGTTCTTGCCTGCATCATGCTTCTTGATGAATACAAGGAGTTAAAAGAGCATTTAGGACTTAATAAGGATTCAAAAGTTCTCCTCTTCTCTACTGAGGGTGACACCGATCCAGAGCGTTATAAAGCAATTGTCTGGGACGGAAAAGAACGTTAG
- a CDS encoding helix-turn-helix transcriptional regulator: MDTKLELLTQIASGIATHFGNNCEVVIHDIRKEDIESSIVYIENGQVSNRKLGDGPSEIVLETLKKNPDLLKDRLSYLTRTDDGRILKSSTMYIRGKNNTIDYILALNYDITGLLTIDNSLKSLLSTSETGDDEKQPKRITHNVNDLLDALIEQSVALVGKPVALMSKDDKVAAIQYLNDAGAFLITRSGDKVSNYFGISKFTLYSYMDTNKEK, encoded by the coding sequence ATGGATACAAAGCTTGAACTGTTAACGCAAATCGCTAGTGGAATTGCTACTCATTTTGGTAACAACTGTGAGGTAGTTATCCACGACATTAGGAAAGAAGATATAGAGAGTTCCATTGTCTATATTGAGAACGGCCAGGTAAGCAACAGAAAGCTGGGGGATGGTCCCTCTGAAATCGTTCTTGAAACATTAAAAAAGAACCCGGATCTTTTAAAAGACCGCTTATCCTATTTAACAAGAACCGATGACGGCAGGATCCTAAAATCCAGCACCATGTATATAAGAGGCAAAAATAATACCATTGATTACATTCTGGCTCTTAATTATGATATCACAGGACTTCTTACCATAGACAATTCCTTAAAATCTCTTCTCTCCACCTCGGAAACAGGAGACGATGAGAAGCAGCCAAAAAGAATCACCCATAATGTGAATGATTTACTTGACGCACTGATCGAACAGTCTGTTGCCTTGGTTGGCAAACCGGTCGCTCTTATGAGCAAAGATGACAAAGTTGCGGCAATCCAGTATTTAAATGATGCCGGTGCTTTCCTTATTACTAGATCGGGCGACAAGGTTTCCAATTATTTTGGCATATCCAAATTCACTTTATACAGTTATATGGATACAAATAAAGAAAAGTAA
- the arcC gene encoding carbamate kinase has protein sequence MEKKKRIVIALGGNALGNTLSEQMAAVKITSKAIVDLIEEGCEVVVVHGNGPQVGMINNAMSALTREDPKQPNTPLSVCVAMSQAYIGYDLQNALREELVNRNISNIPVTTMITQVRVDENDPAFNSPSKPIGHFMTAEEAKLAEEKYGYITKEDAGRGYRRVVASPSPSEIIEIGAIRSLVEAGQLVIACGGGIPVTLQGNHLKGASAVIDKDFASELLAEELDADFLIILTAVEKVAINFGKPEEKWLDDITTDDARKYIGEGHFAPGSMLPKVQAAVKFADSKEGRKALITLLEKAKDGILEKTGTHIHK, from the coding sequence ATGGAAAAGAAGAAAAGAATTGTTATTGCGTTAGGCGGCAATGCTTTAGGTAATACTTTATCAGAGCAGATGGCTGCAGTAAAGATCACGTCAAAAGCAATCGTTGATTTGATCGAAGAAGGCTGTGAAGTAGTGGTGGTTCACGGCAACGGCCCACAGGTGGGTATGATTAACAACGCAATGAGCGCTTTAACACGGGAAGATCCCAAACAGCCAAACACTCCTCTTTCCGTCTGTGTAGCCATGAGCCAGGCCTATATCGGCTATGACTTACAGAATGCTTTAAGAGAAGAGCTGGTAAACAGGAACATCAGTAACATTCCTGTAACCACCATGATCACACAGGTTCGTGTGGATGAAAACGATCCTGCTTTCAACTCTCCCAGCAAGCCAATCGGTCACTTTATGACTGCAGAAGAAGCGAAACTGGCTGAGGAAAAGTACGGATACATCACAAAAGAAGATGCCGGACGTGGATACCGTCGTGTGGTAGCTTCTCCAAGCCCTTCAGAAATTATTGAAATCGGCGCAATCCGCTCCCTTGTGGAAGCAGGACAGCTGGTTATTGCCTGCGGCGGCGGCATTCCCGTTACCCTTCAGGGAAATCATTTAAAAGGCGCAAGCGCAGTTATTGACAAAGATTTTGCAAGTGAATTGCTGGCAGAGGAACTGGATGCAGACTTCTTAATCATCCTCACAGCAGTTGAGAAAGTAGCAATAAACTTCGGTAAACCGGAAGAGAAATGGTTGGACGATATCACAACAGACGATGCCCGCAAGTATATTGGAGAAGGACACTTCGCTCCTGGCTCCATGCTGCCAAAGGTTCAGGCTGCCGTGAAATTTGCAGATTCCAAGGAAGGGCGTAAAGCGCTCATTACCTTGCTTGAGAAAGCAAAAGATGGAATCTTAGAGAAGACCGGAACTCACATTCATAAGTAA
- the ssnA gene encoding putative aminohydrolase SsnA, whose translation MLIIGNGRMITRDPGNPFFENGAVAMEGNVIRKVGTTEDMKKAYPDAEYIDAKGGVIMPAFINAHEHIYSSFARGLSINGYDPHGFLEILDGMWWTIDRNLTLEETRLSAMATYIDSIKNGVTTTFDHHASFGHITDSLFKIEEAAKETGVRSCLCYEVSDRDGKEKAKEAVLENEAFIKHALADDSDMIAGMMGMHAQFTISDETMELAASHKPEGVGYHIHVAEGIEDLHDCLKKYGKRIVDRLMDCNILGEKTLLGHCIYINPHEMQLIKDTDTMVVHNPESNMGNACGCPPTMELVHRGILTGLGTDGYTHDMTESYKVANVLHKHHLCDPNAAWGEVPKMLFEGNAKIAGRYFKKPLGVLKEGAAADVIVTDYIPLTPMNGDNCNSHILFGMTGRSVVTTVGNGKVLMKDRILTAIDEEKVMADCRQAAAELANRINSR comes from the coding sequence ATGCTGATTATCGGTAATGGAAGAATGATTACAAGAGACCCCGGGAATCCGTTTTTTGAGAACGGTGCAGTTGCAATGGAGGGGAACGTGATCCGCAAAGTTGGAACCACAGAAGATATGAAGAAAGCATACCCGGATGCGGAGTACATCGACGCAAAGGGCGGAGTTATCATGCCAGCCTTTATTAATGCCCACGAACATATTTACAGCTCTTTTGCCCGAGGCTTAAGCATCAATGGATATGATCCTCACGGATTCTTAGAGATCCTTGACGGAATGTGGTGGACCATTGACCGCAACCTCACTTTAGAAGAAACACGGTTAAGCGCCATGGCGACTTACATCGATTCCATTAAGAACGGTGTGACGACAACCTTTGACCATCACGCAAGCTTCGGCCATATTACAGATTCTCTGTTTAAGATCGAAGAGGCTGCAAAAGAGACCGGTGTCCGTTCCTGTCTGTGCTATGAGGTTTCTGACAGAGACGGCAAAGAGAAGGCAAAAGAAGCAGTTCTTGAGAACGAAGCATTTATTAAGCACGCTTTGGCAGATGACAGTGACATGATTGCAGGAATGATGGGTATGCATGCCCAGTTCACCATTTCTGATGAGACCATGGAGCTTGCAGCTTCCCACAAGCCTGAAGGTGTTGGTTATCACATCCATGTGGCAGAGGGGATCGAAGATCTTCATGACTGCTTAAAGAAATACGGCAAACGAATCGTAGACCGTCTCATGGACTGCAATATCCTGGGAGAAAAGACCCTACTTGGACACTGCATCTATATCAATCCTCATGAGATGCAGCTGATTAAGGATACGGATACCATGGTAGTTCACAATCCGGAATCCAACATGGGCAATGCATGCGGATGCCCGCCAACCATGGAACTGGTTCACAGAGGAATCTTAACAGGTCTTGGAACTGATGGTTATACTCACGACATGACAGAATCCTATAAAGTGGCCAATGTTCTGCACAAGCATCATTTATGCGATCCCAATGCAGCATGGGGCGAAGTTCCGAAGATGCTGTTTGAAGGAAATGCAAAGATTGCAGGACGTTACTTTAAGAAGCCATTGGGCGTATTAAAAGAGGGCGCGGCAGCAGACGTGATCGTTACCGACTATATTCCGTTAACACCAATGAATGGGGATAACTGCAACAGCCATATCCTTTTCGGAATGACAGGACGCAGCGTGGTAACCACAGTAGGCAACGGAAAAGTGCTGATGAAGGATCGTATCCTTACAGCCATTGATGAAGAAAAGGTGATGGCAGACTGCAGACAGGCAGCAGCTGAACTTGCAAACCGAATAAATTCCAGATAA